In Humulus lupulus chromosome 7, drHumLupu1.1, whole genome shotgun sequence, the following are encoded in one genomic region:
- the LOC133792434 gene encoding uncharacterized protein LOC133792434 translates to MKFIDPDSLPSLQYLTKAYQSSSTLNPAFIDWEQQDQLLYTWLHSSMTKTILTRIQLKNFKKGSLTIHDYLLRLKTKLGSVGHPVTSKEHIVAIFKGLPPDYDLFIISVNSRSQPYTVAEIESLLLAQESQLEKHQNELDSSVVVANLTYSSGFKKRGALSSNNRSTTASLFVRPSWNPYATCVRPRFNSSQTIMHGPSSAISSFSAQSSGQPSGCPTCQLCLRPGHVASKCYQCFNQEFPGYGASPLDKSASQHIALISLDAM, encoded by the exons ATGAAGTTCATTGATCCAGACTCTCTTCCTTCTCTGCAGTATCTCACAAAAGCTTATCAATCTTCTTCAACTCTCAATCCAGCGTTTATTGATTGGGAACAACAAGATCAGTTACTTTACACTTGGCTTCATTCTTCAATGACTAAAACCATCCTGACAAGA ATTCAGCTCAAGAATTTCAAGAAAGGCTCCTTGACAATTCATGATTATTTGCTTCGTCTCAAGACCAAACTTGGATCAGTGGGTCATCCAGTCACTTCGAAAGAACACATTGTTGCCATTTTCAAAGGTCTTCCTCCTGACTATGATCTCTTCATCATCTCCGTCAACTCTCGTTCTCAACCATACACTGTGGCTGAGATCGAATCTTTGTTACTCGCCCAAGAAAGTCAACTTGAGAAGCACCAAAATGAATTGGATTCATCTGTTGTTGTTGCTAATTTGACCTATTCTTCTGGTTTTAAAAAACGAGGTGCCTTGTCCAGTAATAATCGGTCTACTACTGCCTCACTTTTTGTCAGACCCAGTTGGAACCCATATGCTACATGTGTTAGACCACGCTTCAACAGTTCCCAAACCATCATGCATGGTCCCTCTTCCGCTATCAGCTCTTTTTCAGCACAAAGTAGTGGCCAGCCAAGTGGGTGTCCTACATGCCAGCTATGCCTACGTCCTGGTCATGTAGCTTCCAAATGTTACCAATGTTTCAATCAAGAGTTTCCAGGGTATGGTGCTTCTCCTCTGGACAAGTCTGCTTCACAACACATTGCCTTGATTTCTTTGGATGCCATGTAA
- the LOC133788914 gene encoding receptor protein kinase TMK1-like — protein MEEDDKLRRLSILVVLCLLRVCCGVTDSNDVKILNDFRKGLDNAELLKWPDDGDDDPCGPPSWPHVFCFGDRVSQIQVQNLGLEGTLPKNFNQLSKLSNLGLQGNKFRGELPSFSGLSDLEFVYLDNNEFDTIPFDFFYGLTNIRVLALDHNPFNATTGWSLPEDLAESVQLNNLSLVECNLVGPVPDFLATLPSLMVLKLSYNRLSGEIPISFGQTLMQILWLNDQDGEGMTGPIDVIASMTLLIQVWLHGNRFTGMIPENIGDLSSLKELNLNGNRLVGPIPQSLANMDLNRLDLSNNLFVGPIPKFMAGNVSYASNFFCQPDPDLECAPEVTALLDFLHHVNYPDMLVSEWSGNDPCAGPWIGLSCNPDSKVSILNLPGRKLNGTLSPSLANLTSLIEIRLSGSHLNGTIPENLIELEHLRLLDLTGNNLEPPLPSFRDSVNLIIDGNSLFLLANQTTPAAIPVGSPLPGPASTPPSSSPSSDSLLHSPTSNTRPSPASISDGSNPDEVESKPEQSKRSKQVTTVVGISGAATFVAFMTLFLSIYCFRKRKERLEAPSSIVSHPRDPSDPDNMVKIAVSHNTTGSLFTPTASSSISSSGTDSRQIEAGNLLISVQVLRKATKDFAPENELGRGGFGTVYKGELEDGTRIAVKRMEGGLSSNKVHEEFDAEIAVLSKVRHRHLVSLLGYTIEGTERLLVYDYMPQGALSRHLFHWKSLCLEPISWKRRLIIALDVARGMEYLHGLTHQTFIHRDLKSSNILLGDDFRAKVSDFGLVKLAPNGENSVATKLAGTFGYLAPEYAVMGKITTKADVFSFGVVLMELLTGLMALDEGRSEESRYLANWFWQIKSSKEKLMAAVDSTLNNADEESITTVAELAGHCTAREPNHRPDMGHVVNVLSPLVEKWIPVYDELDSCSGIDYRLPLPQLLKAWQEIESNEDNSYCKNNLNDSKGSIPARPVGFADSLRSTDAR, from the exons ATGGAAGAAGATGATAAGCTTAGAAGGCTAAGCATTCTTGTGGTTTTGTGTCTCTTGAGGGTGTGTTGTGGTGTCACAGACTCCAATGATGTTAAAATTCTAAATGATTTCAGAAAAGGTTTAGATAATGCTGAGCTTCTCAAATGGCCAGATGATGGAGATGATGACCCTTGTGGCCCTCCTTCATGGCCTCATGTGTTCTGTTTTGGGGATAGAGTTTCTCAGATTCAGGTTCAGAATCTGGGTCTTGAGGGAACTCTGCCTAAGAATTTTAACCAGCTCTCGAAACTATCTAATTTAGGCCTCCAAGGAAACAAGTTCAGAGGGGAATTACCTAGTTTTAGTGGCTTATCAGATTTGGAATTTGTTTACTTAGATAACAATGAATTTGACACAATCCCATTTGATTTCTTTTATGGTCTTACCAATATTCGAGTCTTGGCTTTGGATCACAATCCTTTTAATGCCACAACCGGATGGTCTCTTCCTGAGGATTTAGCAGAATCAGTTCAATTAAATAATCTTTCTTTAGTTGAGTGTAACTTGGTTGGTCCAGTTCCGGATTTTCTAGCAACATTGCCTTCCCTCATGGTGCTGAAACTCTCATACAACAGATTGTCTGGTGAGATTCCTATAAGTTTTGGACAGACTTTGATGCAGATTTTGTGGTTGAATGATCAAGATGGTGAGGGGATGACTGGTCCAATCGATGTGATAGCGTCCATGACTTTGTTGATACAAGTTTGGCTACATGGGAACCGATTCACAGGAATGATTCCGGAGAATATTGGTGACCTTTCTTCACTCAAGGAGCTCAACCTCAATGGAAACAGGCTTGTTGGACCAATTCCTCAAAGCTTGGCCAATATGGACCTCAACAGATTAGACTTGAGCAATAACCTGTTTGTTGGTCCCATACCAAAGTTCATGGCTGGTAACGTTTCTTATGCTTCCAATTTTTTTTGTCAACCTGATCCTGATCTTGAATGTGCACCAGAAGTTACTGCACTTTTAGACTTTCTTCATCATGTAAATTACCCTGACATGCTTGTTTCTGAGTGGTCTGGTAATGATCCGTGCGCCGGTCCATGGATCGGTTTGAGTTGTAATCCAGACTCCAAAGTTTCTATTCTAAATTTGCCTGGACGTAAGCTGAATGGCACTCTTAGTCCTTCACTTGCCAACTTAACTTCTCTGATCGAAATTCGGCTTTCGGGAAGCCATTTAAATGGTACCATTCCTGAGAATTTAATTGAATTGGAGCATTTGAGACTGTTGGATTTAACTGGAAACAATCTTGAGCCTCCACTGCCGAGCTTTCGAGATAGTGTGAACCTCATCATAGATGGAAATTCTTTGTTTTTGCTTGCAAACCAGACAACTCCAGCTGCCATACCTGTGGGAAGTCCATTGCCTGGTCCAGCATCAACACCTCCCTCCTCATCTCCATCAAGTGACTCATTATTACACTCTCCAACATCTAATACTCGACCATCTCCAGCTTCTATTTCTGATGGATCTAATCCTGATGAAGTAGAATCGAAGCCGGAACAATCTAAAAGATCGAAACAAGTTACAACTGTGGTTGGAATTTCTGGTGCCGCTACTTTTGTTGCTTTTATGACTCTATTTCTGTCTATATACTGTTTTAGGAAGAGGAAAGAAAGATTAGAGGCTCCTAGTTCAATTGTGAGTCATCCTAGAGATCCATCTGATCCAGACAATATGGTTAAGATAGCAGTTTCACATAACACTACTGGAAGCTTATTCACTCCAACTGCATCTAGTTCTATCAGCAGCAGTGGCACTGACTCAAGGCAGATTGAAGCTGGAAATCTCCTTATATCGGTTCAGGTTCTTCGGAAGGCGACTAAGGATTTTGCACCTGAAAATGAGCTCGGCCGTGGTGGATTTGGAACTGTTTACAAGGGGGAGCTGGAAGATGGAACAAGAATAGCTGTTAAAAGAATGGAAGGTGGATTAAGTAGCAACAAAGTACATGAAGAGTTTGATGCTGAAATTGCTGTTCTATCCAAGGTCAGACATCGACATTTGGTTTCTCTCTTGGGGTACACCATTGAAGGCACTGAGAGGcttcttgtttatgattatatGCCTCAAGGAGCCCTTAGTAGACATCTTTTCCATTGGAAGAGCTTATGTTTGGAACCTATATCTTGGAAAAGaagactcataattgcacttGATGTTGCTAGAGGAATGGAGTATCTACATGGCTTAACCCACCAAACTTTCATACACCGTGATCTCAAATCTTCCAACATTCTTTTGGGGGATGACTTCCGAGCCAAGGTTTCGGATTTCGGATTGGTCAAACTTGCTCCTAATGGTGAAAATTCTGTTGCAACTAAACTCGCTGGAACATTTGGATATCTTGCACCTGAGTATGCAG TTATGGGGAAGATCACTACCAAAGCTGATGTGTTCAGCTTTGGagttgtgttgatggagctttTAACTGGCTTGATGGCGCTAGACGAAGGGCGGTCAGAAGAAAGCCGGTACTTGGCCAATTGGTTTTGGCAAATAAAGTCAAGCAAGGAGAAGCTCATGGCTGCTGTTGATTCAACTCTTAATAATGCAGATGAAGAAAGCATCACCACAGTAGCTGAGCTTGCCGGACACTGCACTGCCAGGGAACCAAACCATCGGCCTGACATGGGCCACGTTGTGAATGTGCTATCTCCATTGGTTGAGAAGTGGATACCAGTTTATGATGAGTTAGATAGTTGTTCTGGCATTGATTATAGGCTACCGCTTCCCCAGCTGCTTAAGGCTTGGCAAGAAATAGAAAGCAATGAGGATAATAGCTATTGCAAAAATAATCTCAATGACAGCAAGGGGAGTATTCCAGCCAGGCCTGTGGGGTTCGCAGACTCCTTGAGATCAACTGATGCTCGATGA